The Lycium barbarum isolate Lr01 chromosome 11, ASM1917538v2, whole genome shotgun sequence genome contains the following window.
TCAATATGCAGGTTGAAGAACGGCAAGTGTCTGTGGACGAATTGCTTGATGCTGATGAAGTGTTCTGCACAGGAACTGCAGTGGTTGTATCTCCAGTGGGCAGCATCACTCATCTCGGGAAAAGGTATCTACATAAATTGGAATGGATCTAGATAGATTTTTTCATCCAGATACTATCCATTTCAGTGTGTTATCATTTTAGTGTTGTTTCCCTGCTGCTGCAAAACGTGAGATGGCCCTGAACATATACATCGGATAGTGATTTGTAAAATTAGTGTTTTTGTCAATGTATAAATACCAGGGTGAACATTTGTATGTGTATATGTAATGGAGATAATTTGATTAAATACTGCGGTGTACATTTATGCAGGGTAACATATGGAAGTGAGGGGGTTGGTCGTGTGTCAAAGCAACTATATTCTGCACTTACTAGCCTTCAAATGGGACTAGCAAAGGATAACATGGGTTGGATTGTTGAGCTAAAATGAGCTTTGCTATGTAAGGGATAGTACCGTCTTTTGAGTTGTAATGAGCTTTGCTATCTTTGGATTAAAGTTATACATACTTTTTCACGCTATCAGGGCAATTGTACCACTCATAGCAGGTTATTAATTTATTTTCAAGGTTTCCGTATTAGGCTTGTCATGGAGAATTACTGTTGTATGCCAAATTTAATTGATGCTGTAAAAAATCTATGCACAGTCCGTGCACATAACTTCGACTCTTTCTCATTTAGCTAAAGTTTTTGTGAAGTTCTAGACTTGTCATATGGACTTATCTCTTTGTCAGTTAACAATCTCGGTTGATATCTGTTATGTGTACTGGGGTGAAGGTGAGTAGTATGTTGTACATTTAGGGAAAGGGACCGGGTAAAGTTCACTCATTCTTCTAATTTGGTGGGATATTATTAGAGAAAAGCCTTGAACCGAAggtctatcagaaacaatctGTCTCTCTATCTTTCAAGATAGAGGTAtagtacactctaccctccctagacccacCTAGTGAATtgtactaggtatgttgttgatTATTagagaaaagggccaaatatccTCTATATAAGAGATTGGCAGATTGCTAATGAGGTAACATTGCTCATTATATGATTTAACCAAATCGTTATCGCTGGcacttctttcattttaaacCATCTgtaaaaacgaaaaaaaaaaaaaaaaacatagacaCAACACCCATCAACCAGCCTCACACCCCCCTAAGCTCCGCCCATTACATTGGATAAGAAGTTGtgaaattataaataaaatatcGACAAATTTGCAACAATAAAGTTTGATACATGTTTCAGATTTTCTCTTTTGCACTCCTTCACAGATTCGATCTACTATTCTTTACCAGAGAACAATAGTTTTTGGACATCACA
Protein-coding sequences here:
- the LOC132620079 gene encoding branched-chain amino acid aminotransferase 2, chloroplastic-like, producing the protein MWISSSLSLVAKGLSVFWGKKNYSFLPVNVCKVFAHGNLITTPAIKGTILPGITRKSIIDVAVSQGLQVEERQVSVDELLDADEVFCTGTAVVVSPVGSITHLGKRVTYGSEGVGRVSKQLYSALTSLQMGLAKDNMGWIVELK